The Alosa alosa isolate M-15738 ecotype Scorff River chromosome 3, AALO_Geno_1.1, whole genome shotgun sequence nucleotide sequence acccgtgacgttgataacagtctcacagtcgcttctacgctatgtcacatctatgaaactcccgccctgcgtcctgattggctgtaccataacaTCGGGTGCAGaacactctcaatggaagaggtcccagatggatgtgagtgaagctagaacgaaattcatctggcgagattTGGGAAAGCAAAAGGTCAGGTTGACGTGTGATGCTTCCTTGTCTCGAGAATGTCATTAAAAAGCCCACTGCAAGATGCACATATATTATATAccttattatattattttatagttgaaaatacctttGAAAACTTGTCCCCTCCACTTCtaatcaactacagtaggctattcatcaaacgtctatcaataaaataagcaaacaatgagtacctaggcctatgctaataattataaggctatcacaattaaaataataaccatatggtagtaggcagacaatctgttttgttttgcgagcaaatacatttagcaaatagtttataaatggaataaagctccttaaaaattagcatggaggtctgatgtgaatgacagctagctgaaccaataagacaacataattaccattaCCAAATTAActggctgttagcctggtcgggaccaggctaggtgcagagaataaatccccatggtaacttatgcgccatctcttttgtgaaaccaagtcaaggctaaattcatccaggataacctaaaaatctCAGCGTAATCCCTTAtttaggttttgtgaaatacccctctggacATCTAATGTAAACAGTTCTCATGTCAACACTGATCCTTGCCGAGAGTAAACAATATTCCTAAGTAATTATGTGATAACATACAGGGTAAAAGAAGAAAAGTACAAGGTAGTAAGGGGGAATCATAgcaaagtgaaaaaaaagacaaataagGCAATAGTCTCGAAAATTAGGTTAAAAGAGATCTTAAAATCACATGTGCAAAAGGTCTTGTGACGGCTGCACAGTAAGATGCCATCCTCACTCATAGAATTGTTACCAATTCTAGTCTGAACCGACTGAGCTGGAaggtcattccatgtcaattcaACTAGGGGCTACACACACTTCGGTCTCAAAAATACTGAAAagaattaccaggtgtacctatgttactcaggagacacactgtaaaattacttttatgtacaGTAAGATCAACACTTTCCAAGATAAAGCCAGTTTTACAGAGGGAGGGgagtgtcgattttgttcggcctctttttttttgtcaaagttcacaagctcatagcacaagaactaaaccatgtaggaggctcaaattgtacatgctggtacataaataggtaGCCCGGTTGGCACCAGACACTTCTCAGTaactgagagtgggtctggggaAGATTAATTCACAGCCCATTTCCAAAGGGCATTCCCAAACGGACGCCGGTCAAAATGCCTCCGGACACAATAGGAGAGGccaaaaaccaatcagagcaacgaaagagacagagtgacggGAACACAAATTTGCAACAGTTTACTGTCTGGTTGTAGGGAGAACCAGAAGTACTCTCAGGGTACTCTCAGGTGATCCCGTCAGAACAAAATTTGCCTTTGGTTATTTACTCTTTACATTAAtgctatacaaaacatattgatctcaatggtgcattttgtgttgttttgaataGCATTGATGTAAATAACCAAATTTTGCCCTGACGTGATCACCTGAGAGTACCTGAGCAGGGGTGGGGTTATCCTTTTCAATTTCAGTGATTCAGTGATTtcagtgccacctgtggttattctatacaaaacatattgatctcaatggtgcattttgcccatgttcagggtggaaaataaaaaaaagaaagatttgcataagacaggtcaaattggtgtttttaaaaagaagggatcatggagaataaagaaagataatacatatacataatGAGTGGAGATACTAGGCGGGCAGCGCCAGGCTTCTGCATCAATGACGCATAAAAATAACTGGCCCAAACAGAGCACCCTATGCTCCATCCCATCACATGACAACAACAGAAACATGGAACCTAGCTATAGAGATAAAAGGGTTTGGAATAGCATCCCGCCACAAGTGCCTAAAACTTAAGTGGTCTGCTCTGCAAGTCAGATGCAAACACCATCAAATCTCTGATGAATATTCATATGACTAATATCTTGAAAATGGCTTGATTCGGATTTGATGCAGGTGTCCACCCATGGCCTCTTAATGATTAAACTCTTAACGATAGTTACAATTGCTGGACATGTTTTATCAGATATTTCAAGAATAAGTGTGTTACTTTTTGCATCATTACAATTTTAGGTAGGTTATTGCTTGTTATCAACTTGCAACATGCAAAAAGATAGTAACCTTATATAATTACATATTGACCAAGGGCTGACCTGCGCTTATTACATATCAGCTTCAGCAACTGAAAAACTCCTATCAATTTACCACTTACCTTAaaaacaaagcaaggcaaggtTCTTCGCAGTACAGTGACTACATCACGGGACCTCAATGGAGGTCAAGAACTAGACTAATACAGAAAGTAACAGTGGTATTGAGGGTAGCAAAGTCAACAATTTTCCTTTCACCTCATGTAAACAGTCAGTCACTGTTCTATTCATTACAACATAGGCTATAAAAGTTGGGCAAGAAAACAAGGCTTGAAATTATGGGTTGTTTGTCCCAAAACAACCGGTTAGCATTCAGCTTCTAGGCTATAGTAATGGTTAGTAATGACTAGTCTATACAGAATATGCTGTGTTTGCAGAATGGGTGGCAGGGGTCAATTGGGGCAGACAGGTAGGTGAACCACAAAGAGAGGTTCAAAAGGAAAATGCTACTGCCTTGGCCACAAAAAAAGATGCTGATGATGTGAAATTAGGCTAAAAAATTTCTTCAACAGAATTTTCTAACTTGATTATTTTTATTACTGGGGTTACTTTGTTAATCACCGAAGGAActagcatgggaacacccataCAAActggatttgctctgcaggtccgtctggccaagaggccattgaagccccgcatggatgtgtatttctttagaaaaaagtttaatcacagttccatatcaatgcttatgaatggtaacaaCGATGGTTGAGCCTAGAAACAGGCTTCGCAACAGtagaatcaactgtaaacaagctaactgtccatgctatcgctgttccTTTAGAAAGCtataaacaaactgaacaagcATGACTATTTTAAACCCATTGTGGCAACCTGgtgataaaggcatgactattgcctatagtgtCCCTGTTATCTTGAAGTAATGGACTCGGGCAGAGAAAACTCTTtgcctcgccctcgtccattaatttcGTATACAGGACACCTCAGCGGCCCTTACATAACAATATTTTCAGATTTAACTCAATAAATACATggacttaatttaaaaatagATCATGCCGTTGAACAATATAACGTTTTAATGATCTGCTTGGAGATCAAAAATCAATATTATTATGGAATATGTAAGATCATCTATTTAATTTAGCCCTGGTATGCCTATTTTTATTCATAACAAAGTACAAAGCATAGCAAATCACAGAAATGTCCATGTGTCTCTAATAATCAGAGGCTCTTACTGGTCACAATATTGCcacatttttcattttacaGTTCCATGCTTTTTAAGATTATGAAATAACTAAAGTTGTTTGACAATACAACATTTATGTTGTTTGTGTACGTCTATATAAGAATACAGGCCTAAACATCCCCTTATTTATCAGTAAGAGCATAACAAGACTGTTCCAATAGCACACCATACAAAAATGCTAGACTTAATGTAGGCGCTTTTATATCAATAGACTAAAGTCACAGGGAATGTAATCCAGTCATGGACAAGACACAGCCTATTGGAAATATTTGAAAAGACAATCACGTAACAGAAGGCTTGTTATAGGCctggggccatattcacaaagccttttatcttaccactaggagtactcctaaattgcactaaaagattttagctaggagttttctcttaaaagttattcacaaagccttttagacctactcttagtaaggaaaaatgacaactcctaaactaagagtgagtcttcgttgctattaggggtgtaacggttcatgtattcgtattgaaccgaaacggtacgggcgtcacggttcggtgcatgaatttacacggagaatacacggtataaaaaaaacataaaacttcGTGTGCgtattaattaatgtcatgcgcCAATTACTGGTAAGTAGCGAGTTACGGAGTTCTTTAAGccacctaacgctaatctgtagcctcgccttagctctgaagctctgattggcgcctatgtttttttgtcaggtcgttgGTCGAAGTCAGTCAGAGATAGTAGCACTAAGGTGGCGACACACattagaggatccgctggtctcttcataagtttgagaacttcagttacagtagtcaggcgagagagtggtggataagaaaCTGTGTCGTCGGCgtttcagcagttgttgggtatgtgagtggaaatatatgcTACACATGTTGAAGCaatcacccagatgatgtaggctaccaatcacccgaaatgagaaaaaaaatgcttcaccagcctttggatacacatacaaatagagccaaaacctatggcttaaattaaattatttaagtAATGACAGAAACCCATGTAAATggcgtggtaattacctttatgttggggtaacttgtaacttctcacatgaggagctggtagtgttaagtgcatagacagtaagtgtcaacgctaaccaggctaataaacaaaccatgctacgatGCATGCGAGTTAACGTCGAAGGGCTAAGTCatgtgacttctagttgtagtctgtttatgaaatgaaaggagcaatttcgttttttaaaagaaggcaaaatagtgtgatattttcacagttagtaggctagattattactgtacacacactgaaattgtagacccttccatatacgactaaacacagatgttgaaggtcttgcttaagtggatttttaaaaatcattattctatgtaatttgcactttcaaaaataagagatgctgcaggcctattttaagttttatagctgattgtcttattttgtttacaacttacagatggagtctgggtacttattgtactgtttagcctacatcttacacacttcaggctgttgcagatagctcagggaagagactgtatgacactaggtggtacagcctgatacatgcacaataaaaaaaaaaattgctttctgcatttttggttttgcttttccctccattgtaccaaactcgtaccgaaccgtgatgtccgaactgaggtatgaaccgaaccgtgacttctgtgtaccgttacacccctagttgctatggatgacgtcattactcatgcacaagattgactgaagtgaccaccttaattggctgatgattgtaacgcgggaatccTTACAATGATGAGTGACATGTtcacaggtctgagaatgcgtgcgctacacaagtagtgcgaaggactatcctagaaatctagacgcaccctagcagcggcaaattaatttgctcagcctgtacgtctagtatcaaaccatagggatttctattggctgacgccgtgggcgtcatccaatcacagctctattttgttagagagtcttaaaggcggggcttaacaggataacgacagtcctgcgacgggtgaacaacaaggaaggtggctatggcgaacgaagagcggttgtttcagattgaatcagcgttggcgtcaactttggaggagttggacttgtgcttttctttgaaagttgagcaacacaatgcacttaagtcattcctttcgaagaaggatgtatttgccgttttgccgaccggatacggatatggtcgtagcgctggcctattgcatgcctaggcagtttgaaagacaattctctgcctgcCCCTTAGATTAAGctaggtgaatggttcgattccagaccatacatttcaatgatataggatggcccgccaggctagcgaaggacggaagatgatgaataaactgaactgaataaaaaggcctaggtgaataaagagtaaggcaaaacaaatagcctatagcctaatgaaacatacggattgatgcagtatctttgcaatattaataaattaatctgtcaccatatgcctatgcctgtTTGCAaaaaggagaacattttaatttgattcacaatgagacattacatttaattatgtATGACAATGTTGACAATGAgcagttttggttgttggtggtgttattgcatcccttagttatgcctacaatgcaaaaaaagcggtttgtgaataggtcttagtgagttaggagtcctctcgacttcttttaagctgtcccagacttaggtgctacttttaggtctaaaatgcttcgtgaattacttttagtgaaaaaaattaggagtcctaaagttaggagtgacacgcccattatttttaggagttgctcctaaattcgctagttaggagctacttttagccttaaaattttTTCTGAATACGGCACCTGTTCTACAATTTAGAGCCTATTATTTGTTGAGTTCTTAGCAGTTAATTAGCCCACTTAATAAATCTGCTTTCTGAATATCATAACCAACTCTCAACAGTTACATATCTATGAAATGCCTAATCACTATATGATTTTAGACTGAAATCTCTTCCTCCAATAAGGTCTGCTCCCCTGCACAAACTAAAACAACAAATACGACAAAGGCTGCCACAACAACCAACAAAAACCAACTCAATTAGTTCCATCAGATCTGCAGTCATAGCAACCAACCATGCAGTGTAGTCTTGTGGGTGAATCATCATTTCTTGGTCAAAATCCATACTACTGCTGAATAAGTATAATGCATTAAGCCTAGTCATTCTTCCTTTAAGTCAAGTATGCATAGATAATGTATACAGGACTGTACAGTGCTACATAGACTAATACACATGCTACAAAAAGTGTTTTCAAAAGTGTACCCTTCAGATGAAGTTTTGTATACCGATGCTAGAAATGTTGTGGATTGTGCTACCAAACTATCAACTTCTGTAGCACCATTGTCATGAGCGAAAAAGTTAACAGGTAGAGATAGGCTGGCATTAGTGATATTGATACTATTACAAGACTAGGCCTAACCATCCACCCCTCTTCCTATACATATTCCAAAATGGTCTAATTAGTAGTAGTTAAGTATTAATTGGTAGTTAAGATGGCCTACAATAGAATTGCAGATAAATTTCAAGAAATGCAGTGTCTCACCCATCATCCTCTCCATCCACAGGCAGGTTTTTCAGCAGACTTGCTGAAGAAGTTAAGGCATTAACTCCAACACTTCCCTCTGTGGCTAAGGAGGTTCCAGTCTGAGAGGCACATTCACCAGCAGCCAGCATGGGCAGTGATAGCAGGGACTGGTGCTGGAGGAGAAGACGTTGGGCACCCTCAAGCTGTGTGGCTGTCAGAGTAGGCAGGGTTGCACACAGAGTGCTGGCACTAGAATGGACACCATTGTCTTTAGTACCATTCTGGACCACGCCAGACAGGGCAATGTTTGCAGGATTGGGAGGCACATTTGACAGCAGATTTGTTATTACAGAGGAGTGTGGGGTCATGCCTTGTGTGCTGACTGGTTGCTGTTCTATAGGGAGCTGGTGGCCTTTAGGCTTTTGCAAAAGTCCAGGAAGCATAGCCGGCACCGTCTGAGGCATGACCCCAACAGGAGCCTGGACCATCTGGGGTGATGATGTCTGCTGAGGCTGGGATTGTAAAAGACCTAAGGGGAGGGGCTGCGTGACAGAAGTGGGTGCTTTGCCTACCGGTTGCTGTGCTGCGATCATCAACTGACTATTCCCTGACACAGAGGCAGGTGGCATGCAGCCAGTCTGGAGGGTTGTTGACTGTGATGACCCAGGGCAAGATGTCTGGAGCTGGGTTTGGCTATAATCAGATGATTGGGTGCAAGCCTGGTTTAAAGGAATGTGTCCCAGTGCCACCTGGGCTGGTAAGGCCGATTGCTGCGCATGTGAGTAGCCCATCAGCTGCTGACTGACACACTGAGCTGGGTTGGTCTGGACATATGacaactgctgctgctgggacaCTGCTGAGGAGGGGGGCATGGTTGAGGTCAGGGTTCCTAAATTGGTTGATGTCTGCTGCTGTTGCATGctgacaggaggagagggagccGTGCTGTTCTTCACATTGTGCGCACTCAGAGGAGCCACTGGGGTGTAGTCTTGTGACTGCTGGAAAGTCTGCTGTAAGATAGAGGGACCTCCCATCTCTCCGCTGCCCACACTCTCTGAGTAGTGGCTAAGAGTACTCACAGAACTGCTGACAGAGCTGCTGCTCAAGCTCAAACAATCACGCTCCGAACCTGCCACAGTGTTCTCAGTCCGCTGCCGCACAGTCTCCACTACTTGGTTGACGGGAATCTCTGATGGGACCGTGGAGGTTGAAGCAGAGGCAAAAGTGGATGAAGCTGTCTCTTTATCATAATACTCAGTGCATGTCCACCTCCCCTTCTTGAACGGCTCGGAATTAGAGTCTAGTTTGACTACTCTGAAACGTGAACTTGTTGTGACAgggtgttgctgctgctgggtgTGAGAGACAGGGACAGTGTTTCCTGTAGTCATGGGTTGCCCTGCTCCAGGCACTCCTGTAAGGCCACTGTTGTTAATCCCCAAAACACCAGACACACTTGCTCCAGTTATTCCACTTTGTTGATGTTGCTGTACCATGTTCATATTTTGGCTGCTGATACCCCCCACAACAGGCACACAGGCTGAATTCAAAGTACTGATATTATTAACATTGCTTGAACTTACATTACAAATTGTGGCACCTGAGACAGCAGAGAATACTTCAGCAGTGGCTCCTGGGACAGATGCAGGTGAAGGCTGACCCATCAAACCAGTTGTGCTGGCAAAGGAATTTTCAAGTAGGCCTCCAACATTCAAAGGCATTTTCTGGACAGAAGTGGACACGGTGGTCAGAGCAGGGAAGACTGACTGGGCACTGATGGAGGCTGATGAGGCCAGGTTGGCATGAATATGGTGGTGGTGATCATGAGGATCCTGTTGGTGGAGGTGATGGGCAGATCCATTCGTGACTATGCCTTGTGGATGAGTCAAGGAGTGATGAAGGGGGGGTTGGTTGGGAGACATTGCTCCTGGGGTTTCTGCCTCTGGAAAGTTGTTGAGCGTTTCCTCTGAGTAACTCCTCTGTGGACCTCCCTTATCAGTTCGGGAAAGAGGTATATCCATAATCTCAGAGGAAGACAAATCCTCAGTGTGTGACTCATCCAAGTCGTCACAGCTTTCGGTGTCCTCAGTTATACTGTTGTTGGTGCTGACAGTAATTTGAGCAGGTGTCACACTGGTGATCTGAAAGCCACTTTTCTTCTTCATCTGTGCTCCAGATAATGGCAGAATCTGAGGTTGCATTGTAGACTGGGTGTGAATGTTCAGACTGTTGGGAGGTTGCTGAGATCCAGCAGTAGAAGAGACAGATATAGCGTGagcctgtgtcagtgagtgATATTCATCAGCCAGCAGAGGGTTGTTACTAAGTGTGGAGCAAGTCACACTTGACAATGCAGACATGGTTTCACTGCTTTGATTACAAACGTTACCCCTTCTAGGAATAATTGCTGGGTACGCCATTTTCCTTGGGCTTGGTGAGTCCCCTGCAGAATCCGGGTTATGCATTTCGAAATATCCAGAGGGGGTAAACAGTTGTAAACACCGGTATGAAGTACTGCCGTTTTCACAGTGGTTTGATAAACACACGTCCCACCGTGCCAGACTAAATTCCACAAACGCTGGAACCCTTTTAGTTTCAGTCAAGTCAAGGGAATCTAACGGGGAGTATTTAAATACCAACCAGTACAGAGATAGTGCTAGCATAAACCAAGCAGTCTTGAGctgactagctagctagctactaAGATAACACTGGCTTTCCTGGTGGCGTGCGCGTTAACACTCTGCTCTGAAGTTTAAGCCAACATAGATGTGTCCCTTTTACGGGTATCTATGCCCCGTTCAATTAGTAATACATATAAATCTGCTAGTCAACGTTAACTACAAGTCCACAGCAacagtaacgttaatgttaagtTAACGTTACCTTCAGCATTGTCTGGCTCTGTTGAGTCATAATATTTGACATACTGCGTAGAAgacattaaaataattaaacaGTCCTTGCCGGAGTGGATAAGAAGAGATTCCCCGTTTTGGTTTAGAAATCACTGTTTATTCCATTTCGTCCCCTCTTTGTTATAGTCCACCGTttgctgtctcactctctcacaggtTCTGACCACTGGCCACCTTGTAATGTTGCCTGCTGAGTGTGGCTGTGACGAGACCAAAGGGGGAGGAGTGCTTGCCAACATGGCGAAAGCGCATGCGTGTTCACGATTCGGAACAGCCAGACATAATAGCAGTCTGGGGGAGAGGGGTGACAATAATGGGAAGTAAGCCAGAGAAGCGAACAAAAACGAGCTTCGGCACACATTCCGGAAAGTGCCGattaatgaaaacaaaacattccTCGTAACATTGGTATTCTCATTTGAGGATAAGGTATGATGCAGACAGCAACGTCCAGGTGAATATCTGTGCAAGCCACTTCCAGATCGATAGGCTATTGCACACTGAAACATGAGAGGAGCTGCTACTAGCTACTTTGTATGCTCGTCTACAGGGAGCACTGGAGTTGCTGAGGTGATTAGGCCTACAGCGTAAAACGCAATGGGCGTTGTCCTTTTCAGTGCCGTCGGCGTCATCGTTAGTGCGATTTGCTAGATTGATTTAATTATAACGTACTGCATGATTATCATGAGTCTCCTTCACATATAGTTTATAGCCATATCTTAAATGCAAGACTAATATCCAACTTGTTTGGTATTTCGTTgtgctacagtagcctagcagTAAACAAATCCAAAAGTTTCTGTTAAACAAAACAGTCACATTCAAAGAGGGACCAGAGTTTTCTACAGACGGACAGAATAGAACATAACATGTTGACTGTCAAACAAGCCACATTCAGACGTCATCCACATTGcccctatagcctaggctatatgctACTTTGGGCCAGCTTTAGGTAACAGGCAATTAGGCCTAGGATAGCATTTCAGGCGCAAATGTAATTTTTTTGTTTGCCCAGTCTAGCTTGGAAGACGCCCAGTTGTGAGTTGCtcaatgtaggcctaggctatatataatgtCACGCATTAACATCGAAAAATAAACATAAGCTTGAATGGTAGGCTCACTCCATAATTAATAGGCTAAACAGTCAATTAGACCCCTATCTCACAACATTTATCTACAATAAGGGAAGGAGTATGGCTGTGGTCTAACAAAGAAcaatcagatagatagatagatagatactttattgatcccaagggaaaatgtaatcaaatgaCATTCCAATTTCATAATGGACATTTCATGTTCACatttggtagcctaggctattaagAATCTGTATGTGGCGGTGCAGGTTAATTAATATCATCCTTAGTTTCCATTAGACTTTGAAATGCAGATTATGGCCCTATAAGTGGAGATCTAGGACTATCTGGCTATCAtggcacatttttattttactagaagcatttgtgtgtgtgtgtcaacatacTTTCATGCTGTATTTAAAACTCTTTAGTAATGTGCAGCTCGACCAAGTTGGTTTCAGGGCCTGGACCAAAAGTTAATGTCAAAAGGTTGACCCTACATTGACATGTCAGAGACATTTGTAACATACTTTTGCTCTCATAGCAAAGGTGCTTCTGGTGATAGGAAGTGAGGTTTTCCTGCTACATCACTGTATGTACTGGCCTCTGTTATGTCCACTGCCATTGAAAGGCCATTCAAAACTCACAGGGTTCACATTTTGAGTTTGGCTCCTCCTGGCTGCAAAGGCTTTGTTCTCATTGCAGGACAAATGTGGCCTAGTTTTAATTCGGTGACATGTATAATTGTATTGAGTCTGAATGGACATACAAAGATATTTTTTAATTAGATCAGATTCTAAACAAGGGTTAGATATAACAACAGTTTGATGATAGAAATCATTATCAAACTACTGATGATCATGACTGGTCATGATGAGGGAATATTGAAacatatacaaggatacaagcaTAATGATATATGTATTACTTATATCATGTTAGTATTTCTAATATGAGAAAGGCTTGGGAAactgaagagagaaaagagttaAGGTAAAATATTTAGGAAGTGAATAAAAATATCCCCTACAGGAGTACATGCTCTTTGTGACTGCCAAGCAGAGTCCAGTACAGGCAGACAGGCGGTACCCATCCCATACaaattgttgagagagagagccagcgaGGACTGATTGCAATGTAAGCGTCTGGTGCTGTCAGCAGCTTTAAATCACTCTGGCACTCTACAACAAAAAACCCAGAGAGCTATTGTGCTGCCTGAAGAGTATTGGTTAATTTATACTCCAGTGTATGCTTTCATATGAACATTTATTGAAATTACATGAACCCTTAATTGCGTTTCCAACATCATGCATTGTTTGGAAAGGAATTTAAAGGGAATTTGAGTAGGCGAATTTTAAAGTGGACTTTATGTTAGTGCACATCTTATGTTGCTGTACTGTGCATAGAAACTCTTATCCAGACAAAGGCGTATTGGTTGACTAGACCCATTAGTTACGGACATGAATTGATTTGTGATGAAAGCTGGAGCTACAGTTTCTGCAGCATAACCCTGACTGAACTGAGATGGAATTTCTGAAACAACAAAGGCTTATGGACAGGGGAGATGACAAGTCTCGGTTAGTCAGGCAAGCTATACACTGTGGTCTGGATTCTGGGGCTTATGTCCACTTGGCCTTATTATACGGGACTAGGAGCCAATCAGAATGAGTGTTTCTCAGCCAGGATGCACAGTTTATT carries:
- the tsc22d1 gene encoding TSC22 domain family protein 1 isoform X1, producing MLALSLYWLVFKYSPLDSLDLTETKRVPAFVEFSLARWDVCLSNHCENGSTSYRCLQLFTPSGYFEMHNPDSAGDSPSPRKMAYPAIIPRRGNVCNQSSETMSALSSVTCSTLSNNPLLADEYHSLTQAHAISVSSTAGSQQPPNSLNIHTQSTMQPQILPLSGAQMKKKSGFQITSVTPAQITVSTNNSITEDTESCDDLDESHTEDLSSSEIMDIPLSRTDKGGPQRSYSEETLNNFPEAETPGAMSPNQPPLHHSLTHPQGIVTNGSAHHLHQQDPHDHHHHIHANLASSASISAQSVFPALTTVSTSVQKMPLNVGGLLENSFASTTGLMGQPSPASVPGATAEVFSAVSGATICNVSSSNVNNISTLNSACVPVVGGISSQNMNMVQQHQQSGITGASVSGVLGINNSGLTGVPGAGQPMTTGNTVPVSHTQQQQHPVTTSSRFRVVKLDSNSEPFKKGRWTCTEYYDKETASSTFASASTSTVPSEIPVNQVVETVRQRTENTVAGSERDCLSLSSSSVSSSVSTLSHYSESVGSGEMGGPSILQQTFQQSQDYTPVAPLSAHNVKNSTAPSPPVSMQQQQTSTNLGTLTSTMPPSSAVSQQQQLSYVQTNPAQCVSQQLMGYSHAQQSALPAQVALGHIPLNQACTQSSDYSQTQLQTSCPGSSQSTTLQTGCMPPASVSGNSQLMIAAQQPVGKAPTSVTQPLPLGLLQSQPQQTSSPQMVQAPVGVMPQTVPAMLPGLLQKPKGHQLPIEQQPVSTQGMTPHSSVITNLLSNVPPNPANIALSGVVQNGTKDNGVHSSASTLCATLPTLTATQLEGAQRLLLQHQSLLSLPMLAAGECASQTGTSLATEGSVGVNALTSSASLLKNLPVDGEDDGSSGASVVAIDNKIEQAMDLVKSHLMYAVREEVEVLKEQIKELVERNSQLEQENNLLKNLASPEQLAQFKAQVQSGSPPASIQGSQQPAPSVQLASQTSGPSA